In Gemmatimonadaceae bacterium, the following proteins share a genomic window:
- a CDS encoding DUF411 domain-containing protein: protein MTRPSIILLSAFALVFTLAGAASARRDEETRRHLVPATASAKTVIQVYKSPTCGCCKAWVEHIKANGFEAQVFDITDEELQVRKGRLGVGPRLASCHTAIVNGYVVEGHVPAADIKRMLAEKPAIAGIAAPGMPVGSPGMEVPGARAEKYDVVAFTKTGTTKVFASH from the coding sequence ATGACGCGTCCGTCGATCATCCTCCTCTCCGCCTTCGCCCTCGTCTTTACGCTGGCCGGCGCCGCCTCCGCGCGCCGCGACGAGGAAACGCGCCGGCACCTCGTGCCCGCGACTGCCTCCGCGAAGACGGTCATCCAGGTCTACAAGTCGCCCACCTGCGGCTGCTGCAAGGCGTGGGTAGAGCACATCAAGGCAAACGGCTTCGAGGCGCAGGTCTTCGACATCACCGATGAAGAGCTGCAGGTGCGAAAGGGGCGGTTGGGCGTGGGGCCGCGGCTCGCCTCGTGCCACACGGCGATCGTGAATGGCTACGTGGTCGAGGGGCACGTCCCCGCGGCCGACATCAAGCGCATGCTGGCCGAGAAGCCCGCCATTGCAGGGATCGCGGCGCCGGGAATGCCGGTGGGGAGTCCGGGGATGGAAGTCCCCGGTGCGCGCGCCGAGAAGTACGATGTGGTCGCGTTCACCAAGACCGGCACGACCAAGGTCTTTGCCAGTCACTGA
- a CDS encoding creatininase family protein, translated as MSTRPWVLAESHWPTVREARYEVVVLPWGATEAHNTHLPYATDVVEASEVAIAAAELAWKRGGRVVVLPPVPFGVNTGQRGVPYCLNLNPTTQLAVLRDLLQAIEPHGARKFVIVNGHGGNDFKPLIRELQPHTPLFLSCINWWTVLDASRYFAEPGDHAGALETSAMLHLAPSQVRALSEAGRGEARRFRIAALREGWAWAQRDWPSVTDDTGVGNPAGSTAAQGERFVRDAEEKIAGYFTELAAADPAALYE; from the coding sequence ATGTCCACCCGCCCGTGGGTCCTGGCCGAGTCGCACTGGCCGACGGTGCGCGAGGCGCGGTACGAGGTCGTCGTGCTCCCCTGGGGGGCCACCGAGGCGCACAACACGCACCTTCCCTACGCCACCGACGTGGTGGAGGCGAGCGAGGTGGCGATTGCAGCTGCCGAGCTCGCGTGGAAGCGCGGAGGGCGCGTCGTCGTCCTCCCGCCGGTCCCGTTCGGGGTGAACACGGGGCAGCGGGGCGTGCCCTACTGCCTCAACCTCAACCCCACCACGCAGCTGGCGGTGCTGCGCGACCTGCTGCAGGCCATCGAGCCGCATGGGGCGCGCAAGTTCGTCATCGTGAACGGGCATGGCGGGAACGACTTCAAGCCGCTGATCCGCGAGCTGCAACCGCACACGCCGCTCTTCCTCTCCTGCATCAACTGGTGGACGGTGCTCGACGCGTCGCGCTACTTCGCCGAGCCGGGCGATCATGCGGGGGCGCTGGAGACGAGCGCGATGCTGCACCTGGCGCCCTCGCAGGTGCGGGCGCTGTCGGAGGCGGGGCGCGGGGAGGCGCGGCGCTTCCGCATCGCGGCGTTGCGCGAGGGGTGGGCGTGGGCCCAGCGCGACTGGCCGAGCGTGACCGACGACACCGGGGTGGGGAACCCCGCCGGTTCCACCGCGGCGCAGGGCGAGCGCTTTGTGCGCGATGCGGAGGAGAAGATCGCCGGCTACTTCACCGAGCTGGCGGCGGCCGACCCGGCGGCGCTGTACGAATGA